The Malus domestica chromosome 10, GDT2T_hap1 genome contains a region encoding:
- the LOC103429730 gene encoding uncharacterized protein isoform X42: MSKPSLRLQFTKLLVFYHVLLWQLGHWPQSKLHCRADVARLPEDEVSALRDFMSNTELRPEQIIEVTYCSDVVRTYGFVIECNCTNESGCRITGIRMSYLGLTGTIHEKVGDLTSLTYLILSNNTLHGGIPDTIGNLKNLQVLDLSRNQLNGSIPASLGRLVSLEYLYLQYNLLSQGIPPSFGSLTKLTELNLQFNMISDSIPEDFGNLSSLTIMELSENQLSGPLPQSLGNLTTLTTFYVSANNLSGKFPETYGNLTSLKKFSIAGNYISGPLPVETIAKWTNITHLVLVGNNFEGNLTEKIFRLPKLQYLLITDLANNSFPLPPKINNSANFISLTLRNCSINGTIPKYIGENMTSLRYLDLSFNKLTGGLPQNMSSKMIYMSFSRNMLNGTIAPSILGDSQTRIDLSFNYFSAEGSPVQSNQQLNLFACCRNSSTTEPQMMDPFEMKNRYCPENEPEYHSLFINCGGEETIVDGHQYDQDNDTSLFYTSPKKSWAYSLSGDFGVPESNTSNYIKSMTRGVHEAPLYEKARFSPISLEYYVFCLRKGNYIVTLYFKEIVDSKDEDYSSLRKRVFDVYIQDVRRLDYFKIREEEGTTEGPITKKISAVVVNDSGLLNIHLYWPGKGSYQYHPSFNGPLISAISVTPEFDPDKSKGQFVALITLASIVAALPLSLAFAWRMGWLPSEGFPKIETSQEKIVDEYQDSEELPSQEENGDEQRNTKDQGTRKNTEKYQGQEEIGDEHQDNEELPSQEEIGDEHQDNEELPSQEEIGDEHQDNEELPSQEEIGDEPRNTKGQEEVGDEQRNTKDQGRRKNTKTKRKKKEKLGDEHPNIVKKLGMFGLSYGFPLGMSSEELPSKEEIGDEHQDSEELPSQEEIGDEQRNTKGQQEINDEQRNTKDQGRRKNTETKRKKKEKIGDDHPDTVKKLGQEEIGEEHQDSEELPSQEEIGDEQRNTKGQEEIGDEQRNTKDQGRRKNTETKRKKKEKIGDERPNTIKKLGMFGLSYGLPLDMSSEELPSKEEIGDEHQDSEELPSQEEIGDEQRNTKDQGRRKNTETKRKKKEKIGDERPNTVKKLGMFGLSYGLPLDMSSEELPSQEEIGDEQRKTKDQGRWKNTETKRKKKEKIGDEHPDTVKKLGMLGLSYGFPLGMSSEELPSEEEIGDEQQDSEELPSQEEIGDEQRNRKGQEEIGEEQRNTKDQGRQKNTETKRKKKEKIGDEHPDTVKKLGMFGLSYGFPLGMSNEELPSQEEIGDEHQDSEELPSQQEIGDEQRNKKGQEEIGDEQRNTKDQGRWKNTETKTKKKEKIGDEHPDTVKKLGMLGLSYGFPLGMSSEELPSEEEIGDEHQDSEELPSQEEIGDEQRNRKGQEEIGDEQRNTKDQGRRKNTETKRKKKEKIGDEHPDTVKKLGMFGLSYGFPLGMSSEELPSQEEIGDEHQDSEKLPSQEEIGDEQRNMKGQEEIGDEQRNTKDQGRRKNTETKMKKKEKIGDEHPDIVKKLGMLGSSYGFPLGMSSEELPSQEEISDEHQDNEELPSQEKIGDEQRNTKGQEEIGDEQRNTKDQGRRKNTKTKMKKKEKIGDEHPDTVKKLGMLGLSYGFPLGMSSEELLSQEEIGDEHQDSEELRSQEEISDEQRNTKGQEEIGDEQINTKDQGRRTNTKTRRKKNEKIGDEHLDAVKELINATENFSDKKKLGHSETFFMAQLPSHTVAVKKLDSAHFKGKIDKLKEEIGIIESLQHNNILKLLHAYIGKDLQFLVYEYMENKSLEDILFGSSTSGTIKLDWNTRVNICLGIAQGLQYLHERVQIVHTNIKSANILLNEKLEAKISDFGFANLYSEEDKVMAIGRETKKGYTAPEYLQTDDLDSKLDVFSFGVVVLEIVSGERNVRNQSKKETEVLLDRAYKANRNGNLKSLVDKNLSTFDEREALIILKLALECTTMGASVRPEMSGVVSVLLGEKSIDEVCSPAKPTGDINVVGSLEELAGISDMAAKPTGDINVVGSLEESAGISDMAESLSPLWGS; this comes from the exons ATGAGTAAGCCTTCTCTAAGACTGCAGTTTACTAAGCTTCTTGTTTTTTACCATGTTCTACTTTGGCAACTTGGACACTGGCCTCAATCCAAACTCCACTGCAGAGCCGACGTGGCTCGACTGCCGGAAGATGAAG TGTCTGCTCTCCGTGACTTTATGAGCAACACAGAGTTAAGGCCAGAGCAAATCATTGAGGTGACGTATTGCAGTGATGTAGTCCGGACTTACGGTTTTGTCATCGAATGTAATTGCACTAATGAGAGTGGATGCCGGATCACTGGAAT TAGAATGAGCTACTTAGGTTTAACTGGAACTATTCATGAAAAAGTGGGTGATCTTACAAGCCTAACCTACCT CATTCTATCCAACAACACACTTCATGGCGGAATACCAGACACCATTGGGAATTTGAAGAATCTCCAAGTCCT GGATCTATCGCGAAATCAACTCAATGGTTCAATACCAGCAAGCTTAGGGCGCTTGGTTTCTCTTGAATATCT ATATCTGCAATACAACTTGCTTAGCCAAGGTATACCACCAAGTTTTGGTTCACTGACGAAACTTACTGAATT GAATCTGCAGTTTAATATGATATCAGACTCAATTCCTGAGGATTTTGGAAATCTTTCGAGTCTTACAATTAT GGAACTGTCTGAGAATCAGCTGTCTGGTCCTCTTCCACAAAGCCTCGGAAACTTGACAACTCTCACAACCTT CTATGTGTCAGCCAATAATTTGAGTGGGAAATTTCCAGAAACTTATGGAAACCTCACAAGCCTGAAAAAGTT TTCGATAGCCGGGAATTACATTTCTGGTCCCTTACCAGTTGAAACCATAGCCAAGTGGACTAATATCACTCACCT GGTGCTCGTGGGAAACAATTTCGAAGGAAACTTGACTGAAAAAATATTCCGCTTGCCAAAGCTTCAGTATCT GTTGATAACTGACCTggcaaataatagtttcccaTTACCACCAAAAATCAACAACAGTGCCAATTTCATTTCTCT AACACTGAGGAACTGCTCAATCAACGGCACAATCCCCAAATACATTGGTGAAAATATGACATCCCTAAGATACCT AGACTTGAGCTTCAATAAGTTAACTGGTGGCCTCCCTCAGAATATGAGTTCAAAAATGATTTACat GTCTTTTTCTAGAAATATGCTTAACGGGACAATCGCACCTTCGATACTTGGGGACTCCCAAACTAGGAT AGATCTTTCGTTCAACTATTTTTCAGCAGAAGGCTCTCCAGTACAAAGCAACCAACAACT GAACTTGTTTGCATGCTGCCGCAACTCCTCAACCACTGAGCCACAAat GATGGATCCATTTGAAATGAAGAACAGATACTGTCCTGAAAACGAACCGGAGT ACCATTCCTTGTTTATTAATTGTGGTGGTGAAGAAACAATCGTAGATGGGCATCAATATGATCAAGATAATGACACATCCCTCTTTTACACAAGTCCAAAGAAAAGCTGGGCTTACAGCCTTTCCGGAGACTTTGGTGTACCAGAAAGTAATACTAGTAATTATATCAAGAGCATGACACGTGGAGTTCATGAGGCACCGTTGTATGAAAAAGCTCGGTTTTCCCCGATATCTCTCGAGTATTATGTTTTTTGTCTACGCAAAGGCAATTATATTGTGACGCTTTATTTCAAGGAAATTGTAGACAGTAAGGATGAAGATTATAGTAGTTTAAGAAAACGCGTATTTGATGTATATATTCAG GATGTGAGGAGACTAGATTATTTCAAGATTAGGGAGGAGGAGGGAACTACAGAAGGACCAATAACTAAAAAGATTTCAGCTGTGGTTGTAAATGATAGCGGTCTATTGAACATCCACTTGTACTGGCCTGGAAAGGGATCGTATCAATACCATCCTAGTTTTAATGGACCTCTAATATCAGCTATTTCTGTGACTCCTG AGTTCGATCCCGATAAAAGCAAAGGTCAATTTGTTGCATTGATTACGCTTGCTTCAATTGTTGCTGCTCTGCCGCTTTCATTGGCTTTTGCTTGGAGGATGGGCTGGCTGCCAAGCGAAGGGTTCCCCA AAATCGAAACAAGTCAAGAAAAAATAGTTGATGAGTATCAAGACAGCGAAGAGCTCCCCA GTCAAGAAGAAAATGGTGATGAGCAGAGAAACACGAAAGATCAAGGCACGCGgaagaacacagaaaaatatcAAG GTCAAGAAGAAATAGGAGATGAGCATCAAGACAACGAAGAGCTCCCCA GTCAAGAAGAAATAGGAGATGAGCATCAAGACAACGAAGAGCTCCCCA GTCAAGAAGAAATAGGTGATGAGCATCAAGACAACGAAGAGCTCCCCA GTCAAGAAGAAATAGGTGATGAGCCGAGAAACACGAAAGGTCAAGAAGAAGTAGGAGATGAACAGAGAAACACGAAAGATCAAGGCAGGCGGaagaacacaaaaacaaagaggaagaaaaaggaaaaactaGGTGATGAGCATCCAAACATCGTCAAAAAATTGGGTATGTTCGGATTGAGCTATGGATTTCCGTTGGGAATGTCAAGCGAAGAGCTCCCCA GTAAAGAAGAAATAGGTGATGAGCATCAAGACAGCGAAGAGCTCCCCA GTCAAGAAGAAATAGGTGATGAGCAGAGAAACACGAAAGGTCAACAAGAAATAAATGACGAGCAGAGAAACACGAAAGATCAAGGCAGGCGGAAGAACACAGaaacaaagaggaagaaaaaggaaaaaataggTGATGATCATCCAGACACCGTAAAAAAATTGG GTCAAGAAGAAATAGGTGAGGAGCATCAAGACAGCGAAGAGCTCCCCA GCCAAGAAGAAATAGGTGATGAGCAGAGAAACACGAAAGGTCAAGAAGAAATAGGTGATGAGCAGAGAAACACGAAAGATCAAGGCAGGCGGAAGAACACAGaaacaaagaggaagaaaaaggaaaaaataggTGATGAGCGTCCAAACACCATCAAAAAATTGGGTATGTTCGGATTGAGCTATGGATTACCGTTGGATATGTCAAGCGAAGAGCTCCCCA GTAAAGAAGAAATAGGTGATGAGCATCAAGACAGCGAAGAACTCCCCA GCCAAGAAGAAATAGGTGATGAGCAGAGAAACACGAAAGATCAAGGCAGGCGGAAGAACACAGaaacaaagaggaagaaaaaggaaaaaataggTGATGAGCGTCCAAACACCGTCAAAAAATTGGGTATGTTCGGATTGAGCTATGGATTACCGTTGGATATGTCAAGCGAAGAGCTCCCCA gCCAAGAAGAAATAGGTGATGAGCAGAGAAAAACGAAAGATCAAGGCAGGTGGAAGAACACAGaaacaaagaggaagaaaaaggaaaaaataggTGATGAGCATCCCGACACCGTCAAAAAATTGGGTATGTTGGGATTGAGCTATGGATTTCCGTTGGGTATGTCAAGCGAAGAGCTCCCCA GTGAAGAAGAAATAGGTGatgaacaacaagatagcgaagAGCTCCCCA gtCAAGAAGAAATAGGTGATGAGCAGAGAAACAGGAAAGGTCAAGAAGAAATAGGTGAGGAGCAGAGAAACACGAAAGATCAAGGCAGGCAGAAGAACACagaaacaaaaaggaagaaaaaggaaaaaataggTGATGAGCATCCAGACACTGTAAAAAAATTGGGTATGTTCGGATTGAGCTATGGATTTCCGTTGGGTATGTCAAACGAAGAGCTCCCCA GTCAAGAAGAAATAGGTGATGAGCATCAAGACAGCGAAGAACTCCCCA GTCAACAAGAAATAGGTGATGAGCAGAGAAACAAGAAAGGTCAAGAAGAAATTGGTGATGAGCAGAGAAACACGAAAGATCAAGGCAGGTGGAAGAACACAGAAACAAAGacgaagaaaaaggaaaaaataggTGATGAGCATCCAGACACCGTCAAAAAATTGGGTATGTTGGGATTGAGCTATGGATTTCCGTTGGGTATGTCAAGCGAAGAGCTCCCCA GTGAAGAAGAAATAGGTGATGAGCATCAAGATAGCGAAGAGCTCCCCA gtCAAGAAGAAATAGGTGATGAGCAGAGAAACAGGAAAGGTCAAGAAGAAATAGGTGATGAGCAGAGAAACACGAAAGATCAAGGCAGGCGGAAGAACACTGaaacaaagaggaagaaaaaggaaaaaataggTGATGAGCATCCAGACACTGTAAAAAAATTGGGTATGTTCGGATTGAGCTATGGATTTCCGTTGGGTATGTCAAGCGAAGAGCTCCCCA GTCAAGAAGAAATAGGTGATGAGCATCAAGACAGCGAAAAGCTCCCTA GTCAAGAAGAAATAGGTGATGAGCAAAGAAACATGAAAGGTCAAGAAGAAATAGGGGATGAGCAGAGAAACACGAAAGATCAAGGTAGGCGGAAGAACACAGAaacaaagatgaagaaaaaggaaaaaataggTGATGAGCATCCAGACATTGTTAAAAAATTGGGTATGTTGGGATCGAGCTATGGATTTCCGTTGGGTATGTCAAGCGAAGAGCTCCCCA gTCAAGAAGAAATAAGTGATGAGCATCAAGACAACGAAGAGCTCCCCA GTCAAGAAAAAATAGGTGATGAGCAGAGAAACACGAAAGGTCAAGAAGAAATAGGGGATGAGCAGAGAAACACGAAAGATCAAGGCAGGCGGaagaacacaaaaacaaagatgaagaaaaaggaaaaaataggTGATGAGCATCCAGACACTGTTAAAAAATTGGGTATGTTGGGATTGAGCTATGGATTTCCGTTGGGTATGTCAAGCGAAGAGCTCCTCA GTCAAGAAGAAATAGGTGATGAGCATCAAGACAGCGAAGAGCTCCGCA GTCAAGAAGAAATAAGTGATGAGCAGAGAAACACGAAAGGTCAAGAAGAAATTGGTGATGAGCAGATAAACACGAAAGATCAAGGCAGGCGGACGAACAcaaaaacaaggaggaagaaaaatgaaaaaataggTGATGAGCATCTAGACGCCGTCAAAGAATTAATAAATGCTACCGAAAATTTTAGcgacaaaaaaaaacttggtcATTCTGAGACATTTTTTATG GCACAACTGCCAAGTCATACTGTGGCCGTGAAGAAACTAGATTCCGCTCATTTTAAGGGAAAAATCGATAAACTGAAAGAGGAAATTGGCATCATAGAGTCATTGCAACACAACAATATCCTTAAACTGTTGCATGCTTATATTGGAAAAGACCTCCAATTTCTTGTTTACGAATACATGGAAAATAAATCCCTTGAAGACATCTTATTTG GCTCGAGTACTTCTGGCACAATCAAGCTTGATTGGAATACAAGGGTTAACATTTGCTTGGGAATAGCACAGGGTTTGCAATATCTACATGAGAGAGTACAGATTGTTCATACGAATATAAAATCTGCTAATATTCTTCTTAATGAAAAACTTGAGGCTAAGATATCGGACTTTGGATTTGCAAATCTTTATTCTGAAGAAGATAAAGTTATGGCCATCGGAAGAGAAACAAAGAA AGGCTACACGGCGCCAGAGTATTTGCAAACGGATGATTTAGATAGCAAACTGGATGTTTTCAGCTTTGGGGTGGTCGTACTTGAAATTGTTAGTGGGGAGAGAAACGTACGTaaccaatcaaagaaggaaactGAGGTTCTTTTAGACAGG GCTTATAAAGCAAATAGAAACGGAAATTTGAAGAGCTTGGTTGATAAGAATTTGTCTACATTTGATGAAAGAGAAGCCCTTATCATCTTGAAATTAGCATTGGAGTGCACCACGATGGGTGCTAGTGTCAGACCTGAAATGTCTGGAGTTGTTAGTGTTCTTCTTGGCGAAAAAAGCATTGACGAGGTTTGTTCACCTGCCAAGCCCACTGGCGACATCAATGTTGTTGGTTCCCTCGAAGAGTTGGCAGGCATTTCTGATATGGCTGCCAAGCCCACTGGCGACATCAATGTTGTTGGTTCCCTCGAAGAGTCGGCAGGCATTTCTGATATGGCAGAGTCTCTTTCCCCACTTTGGGGAAGTTGA